GCGATCGACGAAGCGGTGCCGATGCCCGTGCTGACCGCCGCTTTGAATCAACGCTTCGCGTCCCGCGGCGAGGCCGATTTTCAAAACAAGCTGCTTTCCGCATTGCGCTTTCAATTTGGCGGTCACCACGAAAAGAAGTAGAACGGCCCTGCTTACCGTTTAACGCATCGCCCGGCCTAGCCCAGCCGACGTCCCCTCGCGTTTTTCGACTTCCGGCGGCCGCGAAGTTCCCGATCGAGGACCCCCGCTGTCCTCGATCAATTCGATTGCAAGCGAAGAATTTCGTGGGAAAGTTGTGGGGCGGGGCTTACCCGGCGGCCACCGCGTCCAACACTTCGCGGACCTTTTTGGCCAGGACCAGCGGCGTAAAGGGCTTTTGCAGAAACGCATCGGTCCCGTGAATCACCCCATGCCGCAGGACTGCATCGTCGGTGTAGCCGCTCATGAACAGCGCTCGCAGGCCGGGCCGGCATCGCCGGACTTCCTCGAGCAATTGTCGGCCGCCCATCTCGGGCATGATCACATCGCTCAACAGCAAATGAATCTCGCCCGGGTGCGACTGAATCAACTGCAGGGCGGCCGCGCCATGCTCGGCCTCCAGGACCGTATACCCCTTGGTTTCCAGGGCCAGTCGGGCGATTCGCCGGACGGTCTTTTCATCTTCGACCAGGAGCACCGTTTCGGTCCCGCGGGTGTCCGCGGCCACTGTCTCGGGGACCGGGGCCACCTGCGCGGGACTGACTAGAGGCAGGAGGATATGAAAAGTCGTCCCGGCCCCGACCGAACTCTCGATCGAAATCTCGCCGCCCCCCTGATTGATCACCCCGTGCACCACGGCCAAACCGAGACCGGTCCCCTTCCCCACCTCTTTGGTGGTGAAGAACGGTTCGAAGATTTTCCCCTTCACCTCCTCGGTCATGCCCGATCCGGTATCGCTCACCGACAATCGGACAAATCGGTTCGCGTCTCCCTCCCCCAGGACTCTCGCCGAAGTCTCGATCGTCAACCGGCCTCCCCGGGGCATCGCATCCCGGGCATTGACGACCAGGTTCATCAGGACCTGCTCGAACTGGCCGGGATCCACCTTCACCGGCGTCGGCGTCGGTGCAGTAATGACCGCCAGAACGATGTCCTCGCCGATGAGCCGCCGCAGTAACTTGGACGACTCGGACACCAATTCATTGAGATCGATGACTTTCGGTTCGATCATGGCCTTGCGACTGAAGGCCAGCAGTTGCTGCGTCAGTCGAGCCGCCCGTTCGCCCGCATCCCGAATGGTGGAGACCGATTCCCGCCGCGAGTCGCCGACCGGCAGGTCCGACAACAGCAGCAGATCGCAGTAGCCGTTGATGACCGTCAGCAGGTTGTTGAAGTCGTGGGCCACGCCGCCGGCCAGCCGACCGATCGCTTCCATCTTCTGAGCCTGGATAAATTGCTCTTCGAGTTGCTTCCGCTCCGTGATGTCCTGCAGCGAGCCACGGATCTGAACGACCTGGCCGTTCTCCACCGTCGGCCGGCAGATCGTGCGAACCCATTTGCGACTTCCGGTCGCGGAGACGAAAGGCAGTTCCAAGTCGTACGGGGTCCCCGCTTCCATGGCGAGCTTCAGGGCGACGGTGAGCTTCTCGCGATCGGCCGGTTCAAAGAAATGCAGGCTATCCTGCACTCCCGGCGCCGCTCCCACCGCCAGATCGAGGATGCGGGCGATTTCCGCCGTCGAGTTTCCTTCCATGGTTTTGGGATCGAACCCCCATCCCCCCACGTGGGCCATCTCCGCGGCCTCGCGCAGTAGCAATTCCTGATCGCGCAGTTTCTTTTCGACCTGGACTTTTTCGGACAGATCGCGCAGGACTACCAGGGATCCTTGCGATTGCGGACCCGGGAGCGGAACGGCCCGCGCCTGAACCGGGACGCGCTGGCCATCGCGGCGCAGGATCGATTGTTCTTTCCCCGGGCGGTCGCGATCCTGGGCGAGCATTTCGAGGCGCGCTTCGCGAGGAAGCGCCGCCGGCTCTAGCGGAAGTAAGTGAAACAGGTTGAGACCGAGCAACTCTTCCGAGGCCGCCGCGCCGAGCAGTTGCACAAAGGCCGGGTTGCAGTAGACGATTTTCGATTCCGATTCGACGACGAGCGCATCGGGCAACATATCCACCAGTTGCCGGAATCGCTCTTCGCTTTCGCGCAGCGCTTCGGCCGCGTCGTGGCTCTCGGTGACGTCCAAGGTGGCTCCGACCGTGCGCAAAGGTCGGCGTTCGGAACCCACCACCTCGTAACTGGTCCGCGACTTGGTCGTCAACCAGCGGATACGCCCGTCGGAGGGCCGGATCAAGCGATGTTCGACGTCAAAGCGTCCATCGCCGGCCGGATCGTGCGCCTGACGCACTGCGGCTTCGATTGCGGGACGATCCGCCGGATGAATCAGGTCCAGATAGGCCGGCAGACTGGCGGGCGCTTCGGGATCGAAGCCATAGATTTCCCGGAGCCGGGCCGACCAGAAGAAGCTGCCGGCCGCATGATCATGTTCGAATACGCCGAATCCGGCGACCCGCGCCGCTTCGTTCAGGCGTTCCTCACTGGCCCGCAAGGCGTTGTCCATCTTCTTTCGAGCAGTCACGTCGCTGATATAACCATGCCAGAGCAACGAGCCGTCCGGCAGTCGTTGCGGAACCGAGCTCCCTTCGATCCAGATCTCCCCCAGCTGGGGGCTATTCACCCGATATTCGTCCTTCCATAAAGTCATCTCGCGGGCCGATTGAGCGATGCTCGACCGCACTTGATCGACGTCCTCGGGGTGGATCGTTTCGAAAATCCCGGAGGCATCTCGGGCGAGATCCGCCGGCGAAAGGCCATAAATCGGCTGGATGCGGGGACTGGCATACGGCATGGTGACCGTTCCGTCGGGAGCCAGATGAAAAGAACATATCGCTAGCGGAACGGCCTCCATCAGCTTTTCGATCCGGTTGCGTTCCTCTCGCAGAGCCCGTTCCGCCTGAAGCCGTTCCGTGATGTCCAGCGCCAGTACCAGTCGCGACCGACTGCCGGGCTCCGCCAGTTGGTGGACGAAGACTTCCGCGTCGAATTCCGATCCCTCTTTCCGCCGATGCCGCCAGGCGGTGGAGCGATTCAGACCCTCGGTCAGTTCCGCGATACTGGATTTCAATCGCGGGAGCTCTTCGGGAGGACGGATATCCTGAATCGTCATGGTCAGGAACTCTTCCGGAGAATAACCGTAGAAGCGTACCGCGGTCTCATTG
The genomic region above belongs to Telmatocola sphagniphila and contains:
- a CDS encoding PAS domain S-box protein, which codes for MSNLSRLKSELHRTPGRISALYLLFGLLWIWLSDRMLVWLGYTDDRGFLAAAGKGTLFLGVSAALLYWLLRREMSAHQKSRSLLEAVVNGTTDAVFVKDVAGRHLLVNAAAARLIGRTIEEIVGRTNRELLDPVSAEQISKIDREVIARAQPTTLEETLASPGRTATYLATKAPYRDAAGEVIGLIGISRDISDRKVMEEALRESEQRQREAQKIARLGSWSWEPATGKVWWSEALFDLFGADPQVVRPSFEEFLKLLHPDDRAVALARVERMQAGAEEFENELRILRPDGTVIWIHSQARATRDSSGSLRRVEGIDQDITAQRRAELAARESENKLRAAVEVAGLGIIEVDYGAQTAALSARAAELYGFAAAGSVPRAELHARFHPEDLSEIDHWTAQALDPAGPGWFEQEHRVRLPDGTIRWLHIRKQVTFVEGRPLRAVVVAADITERKQAEAALRASEARYRLMFDSNPHPMWVYDADTLRFLAVNETAVRFYGYSPEEFLTMTIQDIRPPEELPRLKSSIAELTEGLNRSTAWRHRRKEGSEFDAEVFVHQLAEPGSRSRLVLALDITERLQAERALREERNRIEKLMEAVPLAICSFHLAPDGTVTMPYASPRIQPIYGLSPADLARDASGIFETIHPEDVDQVRSSIAQSAREMTLWKDEYRVNSPQLGEIWIEGSSVPQRLPDGSLLWHGYISDVTARKKMDNALRASEERLNEAARVAGFGVFEHDHAAGSFFWSARLREIYGFDPEAPASLPAYLDLIHPADRPAIEAAVRQAHDPAGDGRFDVEHRLIRPSDGRIRWLTTKSRTSYEVVGSERRPLRTVGATLDVTESHDAAEALRESEERFRQLVDMLPDALVVESESKIVYCNPAFVQLLGAAASEELLGLNLFHLLPLEPAALPREARLEMLAQDRDRPGKEQSILRRDGQRVPVQARAVPLPGPQSQGSLVVLRDLSEKVQVEKKLRDQELLLREAAEMAHVGGWGFDPKTMEGNSTAEIARILDLAVGAAPGVQDSLHFFEPADREKLTVALKLAMEAGTPYDLELPFVSATGSRKWVRTICRPTVENGQVVQIRGSLQDITERKQLEEQFIQAQKMEAIGRLAGGVAHDFNNLLTVINGYCDLLLLSDLPVGDSRRESVSTIRDAGERAARLTQQLLAFSRKAMIEPKVIDLNELVSESSKLLRRLIGEDIVLAVITAPTPTPVKVDPGQFEQVLMNLVVNARDAMPRGGRLTIETSARVLGEGDANRFVRLSVSDTGSGMTEEVKGKIFEPFFTTKEVGKGTGLGLAVVHGVINQGGGEISIESSVGAGTTFHILLPLVSPAQVAPVPETVAADTRGTETVLLVEDEKTVRRIARLALETKGYTVLEAEHGAAALQLIQSHPGEIHLLLSDVIMPEMGGRQLLEEVRRCRPGLRALFMSGYTDDAVLRHGVIHGTDAFLQKPFTPLVLAKKVREVLDAVAAG